In candidate division KSB1 bacterium, the genomic stretch AATTAGGCGGGCATCCGCTTGCAATAATCTGAAGTTATTAAGGTTTAAACTTGGGATTCGTTCCTTAATGGATTTGAGATATCTTGGCGACCATTCAATAGCCAGGAAGTTCTTCCCCGGATTGGTTTCCGCTTCATTCAAAATAAATTTTCCTTTCCCGGAGCCAATTTCGATTTCCACGGGGTTTGAGTTTTGGAATATTTCAGACCATTCAAATGGTGGCGTCTTTCCATCCAGGGATAAGGTGTATTGTGTGGCTTTCGTTCTCCGTTCCGCTGCCCGTAAATAAGAGCCAAGCTTCCCCCTTAAATATTGCAAAGCCGTAGATTGTTGGGTTGCCTCAGCGCTGAAAAAATCAAAATAAGATTTCAAATTGCCGGTTTCAATTGCCGCATCCGGATCAAATGCTGCGATTGTTCTAGCCAAAAAAGCCAGGCTTAAACGAACACCAGCCGTTTTATTAACATTTGCCATGGGATCGATTCGTAAAAGAATTTTGGAGAGATTTTTTTGGCAAAGTTGAATATAAAATTTTTGTTTATAAAAGGGTTCTATGACCAGACAAGGAAGTAAAGCATCCTCTGTGATTGTATGAATATATCCCTTGTAAACCTTAATGACAATATCTTCTACAATTAAAGTCTCTTCCTTGAGTTTTTGAATTAATTCCGAAACTAAAAGTTGAGTTTTTACAAAAGCATGAGGCATATTGGCTCTATAAGAATTTTCAAATAACAATAAACAAATGACAAATAAAATTCAAATTCTAAAAAACAAATTTAAACCAGTTCAAATCTATTATCCATCATTCTGATCCTGCCTAGGCTGGGGAATAATCTATTGTTTTTATTGAGTTTATTACATTCTAGAGATCCTTCGTTAGCAATTAGGATGACCCTTTTACTATCTGTTTGGATCAGTTCTGCAACATTCTGCCTTATGATAAATTCTCATAAGGTTTTATCACACAAAACCCCAAGTTGTAGAGACTGTGTGAAAACAGGATTTCAATGAAAAAAACCATTGAAATGGTTACCTAATTAATTATAGAATTCATTTCACACCCACAACTAAAGTTGTGGGCTTCTATCTTAATAATTAACAAAGGCTTATAATGGTGAAGCCCACGAATTCATTCGTGGGAAGAAGCAAATCCTAAAAGAATCTAACCGTTTTAACGGTTTCCCAACTCATTTCAAACAACCTCTGTATTGTAAGACTACAACTCAATAAAATAATTATGCAACGGTTTGATTAAAATCAAATTTGGGAAAAAAGGAGTCCTATGTAATGGTATCAAAAACTTTATCAATTTTCTTTGCCAGTTGAAAATCAATTTCAGTCAGCTCCCCCTGGCTGTGGGTGGTCAGGTGTATTGTCACGCGATTCCAATTACTGATCAGAATATCCGGATGGTGATTAATGTCTTCCGCTTCTTTTGCCAATCGATTAACAAACTCGACAGCACTAAGAAAATTCTTACATTCGAATCGCTTCCAAATTTGTTTACCTTCCAACGACCAGCCCTCTAGTTGGGCAAGTTGTTCCTTGATAGCTTGATCGGTTAATTTCATTCTTCCTCCCAATCATATATATAGTCAATATTCAATCGTATTAATAGTGGATTTTTTAAGTTTGAAAAAGAGGGTAGCAATGATATGAAATAGTTACCTCAAAGCTAATTCAGTTTAGACCATTTACAAAAATTTGGGCATTAATGTATAATAAAAAGCAGCTAATAACAATATTATATTTCAAATTTTAACAATTGAAATTGCCATTAATCTGAATAAAAAGTATTGCTTTTAATGAAAAGCTAAAAGAAATTATGGTCGTATCTTACCAAGGTAAACAAAAATGGGTTTTTGGCAGACGATCTGGCAAAAGAAAAAATATTATCCGCCGATACAAAAATTAGATGAAGCTGAACCGGATCTTCCCGATGCGATAATTGTAACGGATGTATTGGATTTACATGGATTTTTTCCAGAGCAAATCCCGGAGATGTTACATGAATTCATTCACAATGCACAGAGGTTAAACCTGCTAACGCTTCGAATCATTCATGGAAAAGGAAAAAGTAAATTAAAATGGACCGTTTTGCGAGAATTGGAAAAACATTCGCAAGTTCAATCTTTTCGCGATGCACCGGCCGAACTTGGCGGCTGGGGAGCAACGTTGGTGTATTTAAAAAATAATTAATTAGCATTCTTAGATGACTATTCAGATTGTAATAAAATCAATCAGTTTGGAAAATCAGATTTTTGAAACACTAATTCCGAAACAAATTCGAAATCACAAATAAGATTTTATCAATAAAGTAAATCACATTAAAAAAATTATAACTGAGTTAAGTTCTAAAACGATCAGGTCAAGCAGGTTACTTTCACCAAGTAAAGTATGTAAAAACATAATTATTGTAACCTATTAAAATTGTATTTATCAATATTATTAAACCTCCTCTACCCCCTCCTTAAAAATAAGGAGGGGTAATTGAAATAAATAAAATTACTACTAGCTCTATTGCACCATTTAAAAATACGTCACGGAATTTATGAAACAGACCACTAAGGATCAAATCATGAAGGTTAAAAAATACTTTTACTTTTTAGTAACCGCCGTTCTCTTTTTCTCAACAAAGAATACCCTACCTCAATCGTTGCCTGTAGCCAAACCTGCTGAAGTCGAAATGTCTGCGGAGAGGTTGGAAAAAGCCGATCCGGTCATAGAGCATGCGATAAAGGAAGGATATATTCCCGGCGCAGTTCTGCTGGTAGCAAGAAAGGGTAAAGTAGTTCTTCGCAAAGCATACGGGTATGCCCAGTTGACGCCAACCAAAAAGAAGATGAAGCCTGAAATGATATTCGATCTGGCTTCCATCACTAAACCCATGGCAACGGCAACTTCGATAATGATTCTGGTTGAGAACGGTAAAATTCGTTTGCAGGACCATGTAACAGAGTTTGTTCCTGATTTTACCGCTTATCGTGCAACCGATGGAGCCTCAAATAACAGTTCTCGGCTATATCACCTGATGACCCACACTTCCGGACTGCCACCCTATTATAATGCCGACAGCCTGCAAATCAAGTATGGCTATGTTTGTTCAATCGATTCTGCAGCTACTTTTATGGGTACACTTAATAAAAGCAATGCTCCTGGAGACGAATTCCATTATAGTTGTCTTGGCTTTATTACCCAGGCAAAGATTATCAAACAAGTCAGCAGCATGGATATTACCCAGTTTAGCAGAAAACATATTTTTGAACCACTGGGATTACAACACACCGGATTTATAAAACAGATCGATGAAACCACCCCTGATCCGCAAAATCATTTAATCAAGGCTTATTCCGATTTGATTGTGCCGACAGAACTCTTTAAAGGTAAGCCACTTAGCGGAACGGTTCATGATCCTTTGGCTCGAACTCTGGGCGGTATTTCCGGTAATGCCGGTTTGTTTTCCAACGCGGATGATATGGTCATTTTCGCACAGATGTTCCTGAATGGTGGGACCTATAATGGCGTTCGCATCCTGAGTCGATTGAGCGTTGAAATGATGACTTCAATATACCCTGCGACAAAGGAAGCGGGTCGCGGCCTTGGCTGGGATATTTCATCAGAATACTCATCCAATGGCGGCGATCTTTTTCCCCTGGGAGGATTTGGGCATACCGGCTATACCGGCACATCGATCTGGATTAGCCCGGCAACCGAAACAATTGTGATCTTATTAACTAACCGGGTTCATCCCAAGGACGAGCATGGATCGGCTGTTGTTCGACTAAGAAGCCAAATCGCCAACATTGTAGCTAGCTCTATTCTGTAGAAAATCGTAATGTGTAATCACACCCCTTTCAAGAACGAAAATCAAAAAGCAAGGATAACCCAATGAAATGCGGGATCATAGGATGTGGACGGTTAGGCCGGGCGTTAGCAGTAGCTTTAACAAACTCCGGAATCGATTTGGTGCTTTTGGTTGACAATAACCGTAAACTGCTATTTACCATGCAGCGAATGTTTCCTAAAGTAAAGCTAACCTGGCAATTGAGTGATTGGCCGCCAATGGATATTTTATTTATTACTGTAAATGACGATGAGATCAACCCGGTAGCCAAAGAAATCTTCGGAAGTGCAATTGATTTATCGGGTGTTATTGCTGTGCATACCAGCGGTGCACTTTCCTCAACCGAATTATCCCCATTGAAAGAGAAAGGCGCACTCCTTGCTTCCATGCATCCTGTACAAACGTTTTCCGGAACCAGCAAAGATGCTATGAGTATTCGTAAATGTTATTTTGCTTTGGAGGGTGAAACAAAAGCGCTGCCGGTTATGAAAACATTAATTGAGAAAATGGGCGCCAATTGGTTTGAATTGAAACCGGAACATAAATCCAATCATCATCTTGCCTGCATCCTCGCTTCGAATTATGTGATTGCCTTGATGAAAATGGCAACCGATTTACTTGAACCTATCGGACTGCCGCGCAGTGAAGCAAAAAAAATACTTTTGCCACTAATGAGTAGTGCCGTCGAAAATATTTCGAACCAGAGTCTTGCTATGGCGTTAACCGGGCCTGTAGCTCGTGGGGATGCGAAAACCGTACTTCATCATATCAATTTGCTTAAAAAACAGCATCCCGGTTTGATTGAACTGTATACCTCTTTAGCGAGAACTGCATTGGAACTGGCCAAAGAATTACCCGATGCGAAATTGCCAGACCTTGAAAAGATTGAAGGATTGTTGGAGAAGGCAGGTAAACCCAAATGATGGAATCTCAAATTATTTTTCTTTCGTTTTCCAATTGAATATTTCACAGATTGACAAAGGCACAAAGTAGCAAAGGCATTTATTGGTGGGCATTGATACCAATAAAAAAAACCATTAGTCCTGTCAAGGACGAATGAAAACATATGACTAATTCCTGACATTTCTCTGGTCACATATGTGCACATTAGGTTAAACTTAAGTAAGTTACCGGGAATCTTGTTAATCTTGTCTTAATATTTTCGAGGAATAAGTTAAGTATGAATTATATTGATGTAACCAAAATATTTATGCACTTTCCCAAAATGCATTTCACCCAACATACATTGCTTAAGATTTGCTTCAAACATACATTTTTGTTAATATTTTGTTATATTCTATTTGCTTTTTTAATTTTGAATCTTTATATTGGCAACACAAGTCTAAAATTCCCGTCTTTTGTTGATTATTGAATTTGATGAGATTATTTGAAAGGATTGGATCTGAATTATTCTCCCAGACAGCCGGAACCAGAGTTTTCCAGGTTAAGTATTGAATCAAAGAAAAAGTTAAACTATCTAAAAATAATTATTTTTTTGGGGCTGGCATTTTTTAGCTACCTGGTTTACTATTTTCAGCTTTTGCCAAGAGAGCAGCATGAGCTTTTCAGTTTTTTCCTTATAATGAGTATCTCCTGTAATTTAATACCCATCCCAACCTACCCAATAATTCTGTACATTTCACATGATTACTCACTGTGGCTAATCGTGTTGGTTGGTACCATTGGCGCTACAATATCCGCTTTGTTTGAATATAACATTGTGGATTTCATCATGAAATTTGATCGCGTTGCCCGCTTAACAGAATCCAGGAGATATCAAAAATTTGCGCGTTATTTCGATCGATTTTCATTTACCAGCATTATGGTTGCCTCATCAATTCCCCTGCCTTTGGATTTCATTCGAATCATGGCAATAACCCGAAGGTATCCCAAAATTAAATTTCTTCTCGCCACTATGCTTGGCCGGATCCCCAGGTTTACAATAGTTGTATTTTTAGGCATGCAATTAGCGCATCCTAGAGTAATAGCCGGTTTATTAATCGGAATAACGCTTGCGTTAGAATTAACTCGCCGCTTGATTAAATTGTTACAAAGAGTGCCGGCAGCAGAACGCAGCACTTGAACAAGTACTAATTTCCATTAAACGATTCGGGGGTAATATTGGATCAACCATTTGACAACTTAAGCGAAAATTTCCTTTACCATATTTGGGATGGACTTCATTTAAGACTTAAAGAACTGATGACCATGGATGGCCGGCGCATCGAGATCATCCATCGCGGCAAATGGAATATGGATTCGGGCCCCGATTTTCTCGGCGCCATACTAAAATTTAATGAATCGTTAATCAAAGGGGATGTTGAAATCCATATCCGGGTTAGTGACTGGTTTAATCATAACCATCAGAATGATGCTGCCTATAATAATGTAATCTTACATGCAGTCCTTCAAAAACCTGCAAAACCAACACCGGCGGTGACTGAATCCGGTAGAATTCCTCAGACACTTATCCTCGGTGATTTCCTGGATGAATCACTTTCCAGGTTGAGAGCTCGCGTTGATAAAATACAAGCGGAACCGCCGAAAAGCTGGCCGGATATATGTCTCCTTAGCGGTAAAGAAAACCCTAAAATCTTACAGCGTCTGGAATTTTGGGGACTTGAGCGGCTAAATCAAAAAAAACAAAGATTTTTGGAAGAACGTTCCTATTTTCAATTTAATGATCTTTTTTACCAGGGATTATGTGAAGCGCTGGGGTATAGCAAGAATCAAAATCCGTTTCTTAAGTTGGCGCTGTTGTTAAGCCTGGATAAAATTTGGACTTTGCTATCTCATAACGATCATGAATCGATGTTAGAAAAGTTACAGGGTGTTTTATTTGGGGCCGCCGGTTTTTTGGAGCAGACGAATGAAAAAAAAGAAAGTTATCCCGAATCGACCCGAAAATTTGTGAATGGTTTATGTTCTCATTGGGTTGAATTTAAAAAGCAATATTCCATGACCAATCTGGATAAAAGCGAATGGCGATTTTTACGGCTTCGACCGAGCAATTTTCCGACGGTTCGCCTTGCGGGTCTTTGCCGATTACTTTTGCTTAAACGGTCAACTGGATTTATGGAACCGGTTCTGTCCATATTTCGTGATTTAAAAAATAAGCCGCAAAAAATATTCAACCAGTTGCAGCGGCAATTTATTGTACCGGGTTATGGATTTTGGCAGGATCATGTTCGCTTTGAAGAAGCTGAGTTTTCTTCTAAGAAACCATTGACATTGATCGGTACCAGCAAGGCACGGGAAATTGTGATTAATGTGGTCTTGCCGGTTGTCTCCGGTTATGCGGAAGAAACCGAAGATTATGAACTCTTATCACTCGTCAAGCAAACCTATCTCATAGCGCCAAAAAACCAAAGCAATGAACTTACCCGCAAAATGGACAAACAGGTATTCAAAAACAAATCCAAAGAAATCACCCCTGCACTGTCTGCCTGCCACCAGCAAGGATTTATTTATTTGGCAAAATTAATGTGTCCGAATTGGCATTGTTATGAATGTATACATCCCAAACATGAAATAGATTCGCCCCCCAGCCATAATGAATGATAACAAAATGATTGATTAGATTACCTTTTCCATATATCTTGTTGATGAAAGAAAATAGGGAGTTTTTGCGAAATGACTTTATCAATTGAGTTGCCAGACATTAAGCCCTTAAAAGGAATAGGTGATCAGTATCTTAGGGAATTGCTGGTTGTTTCACTTTATAACATTGGCAAAATTTCCGCGAAGGAAGCCGGGCAAATCCTATCTATTGGCCGGAGAGAATTTGAAGAGTTACTTCCTCGATTTGGGTATTCAATTCTAAATGATTCCGAAGATAATATTGAAATAGAATTGAATGCATAGTAAGAATGAAACGAATAATTGTAAGTGATACAGGGCCGATTACTTCTCTTGAGAAACTTATTGAAGGATTCGATTTCATCCGCCGTTAATATGATGAGATTTTAGTACCACCTTCTGTTCTTGAAGAGCTGTGTCAAAACCAATTTCAATCAGGCGAGCGTATTTGGAAGCATTTGGGATTAAAGGTTTTATAAAAGTTACAAAATGTAATAGAATTGCTGACTTACCAGATATTCTCCGTTTAGATCAAGGAGAGATGGAGGCAATAACCCTAGCCTATCAATTAAAATTTCCTCTCCTAATCGAAGAAACTATTGGAAGACAAATTGCACAGAATGCAGGTCTGAAAATATCGGGCATAGCCGGACAAATCATCAAGGCCAAACGTGAAGGTGTGATTGGTACAGAAGATGCTGAGAAGAAGCTGAAAGAATTATTCAACCATGGAAGAATTAACAGCAAAATATTTAAAGCATTAATATCCTCATTAAAATAAAGTCAGGATCTAACCAGGCGAAGCTTTATGAACTCTCTTCGCTAGTCAAACAAACCTACCTCATAGCGCCAAAAAACCAAAGCAATGAACTCACCCGCAAAATGGACAAACAGGTATTCAAAAACAAATCCAAAGAAATCACTTCTGCACTGTCTGCCTGCCACCAGCAAGGTTTTATTTATTTGGCAAAATTAATGTGTCCGAATTGGCATTGTTATGAATGTGTACATCCCAAACATCCGCAGGAACCACAGTGAGTTTTACACCATGCATCCTGAGATGGCAACCCAATACTTTAACCCTCTCACTAAAAATCAGCCATAAAGCACACAATCAAATTCATTTGTTTCACTCAAAAAGTTAATGCTTTTTGCTTCGTTGTTTTCAAGCCCCCAATAAAATCTCCAAAGGAACTCCCGGTTTTGTCTTGCGTATATGGTGTTTTGCCAATAGATTAAATTTTCAATTTCGGTTTAATTTTTATTCACTTAAATCCAATTAATCCATGCATAGAGTCGTCGCGTTAATATTGGCGGGCGGACGGGTAGACGAGCTTCATCCCTTTACCAAGTATCGCCCCAAATCAGCCGTTCCGTTTGGCGGGGTATATCGCATCATTGATTTTTCTCTTAGTAATCTCATGCATTCCAGGGTTTCGGTCGTCGGTTTGTTATCACAATACCGCTCATCGCCGCTGATCAACCATATCCTGGACGGCAGCTCCTGGGATTTGTCGGGCAAAAAAAGATCCTTAACTCTATTACCGCCATTTCTTGGTGAAAAAGAAAATGATTGGTATGATGGCACAGTAGACGCCGTGAACCAAAACCTTAATTTTATTCAGATGGCTGATCCTGAGATGGTGCTGATTTTATCCGGGGATCATATTTACAAAATGAATTACCAGGATATTATTGATTATCATGTCAAAAAGAATGCGGATTTAACCATCGGGTTTATTCGCAATGAACCCAGTCAGTCTTATCGTTTTGGTGTTGCAGATATCGATAATGAAGATGGCATTACTGGCGGCAAAGTACTGGAATATTATGAAAAGCCCGCAGAAAAGTCTTTTAATTGGGCTTCCATGACGGTTTTCGTTTTTAACACAAAATTTCTTTACAAATGCCTGGAAGAGTTTATCCCGGTTGATCGATCTCCCGAAACAATAGAATTTGGCCGGAATATTATCCCAAAACTTGTGAACAATCCCGGTAGATCTGATAAAATATATGGCTACAAATTTAAAGGCTATTGGGCGTATACACGTACACTTTCGGAATATTGGCACTCGAATATGGATGTTTTGTATAACCGCTTCATCGACCTCGAGTTCTGGCAAGTGCGCACAAATTTAAAACACCGCGGAATTGATAGCCGGGTACCCGCAATTTTTAAACAAGGTTCAGGAGTAAAAAACAGTTTGGTTTGTAAAGGATGTATCATTCATGGAAAGGTTGAGAATAGTATTCTTTCACCTGGAGTGGTTGTGGGTAAAGGCTCTGAAATTTACAACTCAATTATCATGTTCGACAGTAAGATTGGCGATAATGTATTTTTAAACAACTCGATTATCGATGTAGATGTAACGATTTCATCAGGATTGGAATTTGGCAACCAATCGAACCTGGAAGCAAATCCGAAAGAATTAAAGGCCATATCAGAAGGTGAGAAAAGGGATTGAACCCATAGAATGAGTCAAACATTAGCAATGATCCTGGCGGGAGGGGTCGGTAAGCGATTGAGTATATTATCCAAACTGCGGGCCAAGCCGGCTGTGCCGTTTGGCGGAATTTACCGGATTATCGATTTTACACTCAGTAATGTCATGAATTCAGGTGTTAATGACGTGGCCGTTCTACCTCAATATCGCCCCCTTTCTTTGGTTGAACATATTGGTATCGGTGTTCCCTGGGATTTTAACGGAAGAACACGGAGCATCAGCATTTTATCGCCCAGCACCGGCAAAAAGGATTCGGACTGGTACCGCGGTACGGCGGACGCTTTACGGCAAAATTTAGATCATATTCAACATTTCGGATCAAAATATGTCCTGTTGCTTTCCGGCGATCATATTTACAAAATGGATTATGGCGAGATCATAAATTATCATAAAGATAAGGACGCAGATGTGACGGTTGCCATGATCGATGTACCATTGGGTGAAGCACATCAGTATGGTATCGGAACCCTGGATTCGAATGGAAAGATCGATCAGTGGTTTGAAAAACCGAAAGATCCCCCGGGTAATTTGGCTTCTATGGGCGTTTATGTTTTTTCGACAAATTTTTTAATTGAACAGTTACAAAAGCTTTCCGGCGATGATTTTGGCCATGATTTGATCCCGGTCTTCGTGGAAAGATACAACGCTTTTGGCTTCGTATTTAAGGGGTATTGGCGCGATGTGGGAACCGTAAAAGCCTATTGGGAAACCAATATGGATATTCTACATGATAGCTCCGGGTTGAATTTGAAAGAATGGGACGTCGCAACGAACTTTGACGAAGAGGGACGGGTTGGGGATCGTCCGCCGGCTTTTATTTCCTCAGTGGCTGAAATCAGCAATTCGATGCTTGCCCAGGGTTGTAAAATTATGGGTACGGTTGAAAATTCAATTATATCCCCCGGGGTCTTTGTCGGTGCAGACACAGTGATTCGTAATTCCATTATTTTACATGATACTCACATTAAGAATGGTTCACAATTAGATTATTGTATCATTGATAAAGATGTAGAAATTGGCAATAGCTGTATTCTTGGGGATATAGCTGCAAACCCGGATAACCTCTGCTTAATTGGAAAACATTCCTTCATTCCGGATAATGTAAAGATTGGAAAATTCTGTAAAGTTTACCCGCGCACCGATCTCAGCAAACAAGCCACACTTGAGTACAAAGAATACCAGGAAATTGGAACTCCAATCTAGTTTTCACAATACCGTCAACGTTATCGCTGCATTGTTTCAACGCCCGTGAACGTGCCTTCTTTATTTCTTAACACACATTACACTTATACCTAATACCCACCACACTTTAGTCTGAACCATGATTAAAAGGATACTCTACCTGATTTATTCCCTTCAGTCCGGAATCTTGATATCCGGTATCCGGCATCATGCATCCAGAATCCAGAATCCAGAATCCAGAATCCAGCCTCCAGCATCCAGCATCCAGAATCTGCCTTCACTATACTTTATTTTTTGCAATCCAAATTTCTGCTTGACTTTTAGGTTTCTGTCACCCATTTTTATACCTATATATTTTATTACTGTATTATTCATTTTATTATTGTAAAATGTGGAGGTAGTATGAAATTTCGAAGCTTTATCGCAGTTCTGGCAATTGTGCTATTCATTCTTCCCATTTCCCTGTGGTCACAGGAAGACATGAAATTTAAATTTATTCCTGATTCTTTAACACTCAACGTTGGTGATACAACAGAAGTAGAGATAACATTAGTTAACGAACAAGGCGAAGTTCAGGAAATTCCATTTCTGGTTTTTTCCCGGGGTCGAAGATCCGTTCAGGTTACACCCAGAAGCAGTGATGAAAGCGGTCGACTTACTGCGAAAGTGATTGCACATAAACCCGGCAGCTTTGCCCTAGTTGCAAGAACTGTTGCTCCCCGAGACGAACGAGTTCAGGGCCGTATGAATATTGAAATACCCTACCCTCCTCTTGAAAAGATCACATTTGTTAATCCAAGAACGAAATTATATGCCAACACTACTGTCGCCTATAAGACTAAAGTTTTTGATGAAGCAAAACTCGAGCGTGAAAAAGTTGACGTTACCATAACCAGCAGTAATCCGGAAGTCGCTTCGTTCGATGGATTTTTGAACCTGACAGCCCATAAGAAAGGCAAAGTTTCATTAATTGCTAAAATTGAAAATATTGAAGAAAAATTGAATATTCAGGTTATTCCGAATCCAGTGACCCACCTGGAATTGAAAAGTGATAAAAATGAAGCGCGAACAGGTGACGTCTTTCACTTTGAAGCCATCGCTTCAGATAAAAACGGCAACACCGTCGAAGATGCCCCGGTGCATTATTCCGTGATTGCTAAACCACTGGATAATCTTGCACCTGCAGCCACGGGCCAGGTTGCACAAGATGGCCGTTTTGTGGCAGAAACGCCCGGGTTGTATACGATCCTAGCTAAATCCGGCAACCATGTCAGCCAATTAACTGTCAGCATTTCTCCACGTAATATAAAACAAAAAATAGAAGTAGTAGGACACGGCCCTGTGACTGAGGTTTTTACTTCTGACCTTTGGGTCTGGGAAGGAGTTGACGGAAAAGACTATGCCGTGACCGGTACCTGGGGATCCAATGGTGAAGCCTATTTTTGGGATG encodes the following:
- a CDS encoding Smr/MutS family protein, with the protein product MGFWQTIWQKKKYYPPIQKLDEAEPDLPDAIIVTDVLDLHGFFPEQIPEMLHEFIHNAQRLNLLTLRIIHGKGKSKLKWTVLRELEKHSQVQSFRDAPAELGGWGATLVYLKNN
- a CDS encoding serine hydrolase, with amino-acid sequence MKVKKYFYFLVTAVLFFSTKNTLPQSLPVAKPAEVEMSAERLEKADPVIEHAIKEGYIPGAVLLVARKGKVVLRKAYGYAQLTPTKKKMKPEMIFDLASITKPMATATSIMILVENGKIRLQDHVTEFVPDFTAYRATDGASNNSSRLYHLMTHTSGLPPYYNADSLQIKYGYVCSIDSAATFMGTLNKSNAPGDEFHYSCLGFITQAKIIKQVSSMDITQFSRKHIFEPLGLQHTGFIKQIDETTPDPQNHLIKAYSDLIVPTELFKGKPLSGTVHDPLARTLGGISGNAGLFSNADDMVIFAQMFLNGGTYNGVRILSRLSVEMMTSIYPATKEAGRGLGWDISSEYSSNGGDLFPLGGFGHTGYTGTSIWISPATETIVILLTNRVHPKDEHGSAVVRLRSQIANIVASSIL
- a CDS encoding VTT domain-containing protein; the encoded protein is MKGLDLNYSPRQPEPEFSRLSIESKKKLNYLKIIIFLGLAFFSYLVYYFQLLPREQHELFSFFLIMSISCNLIPIPTYPIILYISHDYSLWLIVLVGTIGATISALFEYNIVDFIMKFDRVARLTESRRYQKFARYFDRFSFTSIMVASSIPLPLDFIRIMAITRRYPKIKFLLATMLGRIPRFTIVVFLGMQLAHPRVIAGLLIGITLALELTRRLIKLLQRVPAAERST
- a CDS encoding glucose-1-phosphate adenylyltransferase, translated to MHRVVALILAGGRVDELHPFTKYRPKSAVPFGGVYRIIDFSLSNLMHSRVSVVGLLSQYRSSPLINHILDGSSWDLSGKKRSLTLLPPFLGEKENDWYDGTVDAVNQNLNFIQMADPEMVLILSGDHIYKMNYQDIIDYHVKKNADLTIGFIRNEPSQSYRFGVADIDNEDGITGGKVLEYYEKPAEKSFNWASMTVFVFNTKFLYKCLEEFIPVDRSPETIEFGRNIIPKLVNNPGRSDKIYGYKFKGYWAYTRTLSEYWHSNMDVLYNRFIDLEFWQVRTNLKHRGIDSRVPAIFKQGSGVKNSLVCKGCIIHGKVENSILSPGVVVGKGSEIYNSIIMFDSKIGDNVFLNNSIIDVDVTISSGLEFGNQSNLEANPKELKAISEGEKRD
- a CDS encoding UPF0175 family protein, with the protein product MTLSIELPDIKPLKGIGDQYLRELLVVSLYNIGKISAKEAGQILSIGRREFEELLPRFGYSILNDSEDNIEIELNA
- a CDS encoding DUF2851 family protein, which codes for MDQPFDNLSENFLYHIWDGLHLRLKELMTMDGRRIEIIHRGKWNMDSGPDFLGAILKFNESLIKGDVEIHIRVSDWFNHNHQNDAAYNNVILHAVLQKPAKPTPAVTESGRIPQTLILGDFLDESLSRLRARVDKIQAEPPKSWPDICLLSGKENPKILQRLEFWGLERLNQKKQRFLEERSYFQFNDLFYQGLCEALGYSKNQNPFLKLALLLSLDKIWTLLSHNDHESMLEKLQGVLFGAAGFLEQTNEKKESYPESTRKFVNGLCSHWVEFKKQYSMTNLDKSEWRFLRLRPSNFPTVRLAGLCRLLLLKRSTGFMEPVLSIFRDLKNKPQKIFNQLQRQFIVPGYGFWQDHVRFEEAEFSSKKPLTLIGTSKAREIVINVVLPVVSGYAEETEDYELLSLVKQTYLIAPKNQSNELTRKMDKQVFKNKSKEITPALSACHQQGFIYLAKLMCPNWHCYECIHPKHEIDSPPSHNE
- a CDS encoding 4a-hydroxytetrahydrobiopterin dehydratase; translation: MKLTDQAIKEQLAQLEGWSLEGKQIWKRFECKNFLSAVEFVNRLAKEAEDINHHPDILISNWNRVTIHLTTHSQGELTEIDFQLAKKIDKVFDTIT
- a CDS encoding DUF2520 domain-containing protein, with protein sequence MKCGIIGCGRLGRALAVALTNSGIDLVLLVDNNRKLLFTMQRMFPKVKLTWQLSDWPPMDILFITVNDDEINPVAKEIFGSAIDLSGVIAVHTSGALSSTELSPLKEKGALLASMHPVQTFSGTSKDAMSIRKCYFALEGETKALPVMKTLIEKMGANWFELKPEHKSNHHLACILASNYVIALMKMATDLLEPIGLPRSEAKKILLPLMSSAVENISNQSLAMALTGPVARGDAKTVLHHINLLKKQHPGLIELYTSLARTALELAKELPDAKLPDLEKIEGLLEKAGKPK
- the trmB gene encoding tRNA (guanosine(46)-N7)-methyltransferase TrmB, which codes for MPHAFVKTQLLVSELIQKLKEETLIVEDIVIKVYKGYIHTITEDALLPCLVIEPFYKQKFYIQLCQKNLSKILLRIDPMANVNKTAGVRLSLAFLARTIAAFDPDAAIETGNLKSYFDFFSAEATQQSTALQYLRGKLGSYLRAAERRTKATQYTLSLDGKTPPFEWSEIFQNSNPVEIEIGSGKGKFILNEAETNPGKNFLAIEWSPRYLKSIKERIPSLNLNNFRLLQADARLILAEWIPIDTITKFHIYYPDPWWKKKHEKHKIFTQMFLKNLENTLIKDGVLALATDVEELLFTAKDRVRDFTRLNFIHEKIYKPGGSPPPGRSNFEIKKWQEGSQIFEASWQKSDS
- a CDS encoding NTP transferase domain-containing protein; this translates as MSQTLAMILAGGVGKRLSILSKLRAKPAVPFGGIYRIIDFTLSNVMNSGVNDVAVLPQYRPLSLVEHIGIGVPWDFNGRTRSISILSPSTGKKDSDWYRGTADALRQNLDHIQHFGSKYVLLLSGDHIYKMDYGEIINYHKDKDADVTVAMIDVPLGEAHQYGIGTLDSNGKIDQWFEKPKDPPGNLASMGVYVFSTNFLIEQLQKLSGDDFGHDLIPVFVERYNAFGFVFKGYWRDVGTVKAYWETNMDILHDSSGLNLKEWDVATNFDEEGRVGDRPPAFISSVAEISNSMLAQGCKIMGTVENSIISPGVFVGADTVIRNSIILHDTHIKNGSQLDYCIIDKDVEIGNSCILGDIAANPDNLCLIGKHSFIPDNVKIGKFCKVYPRTDLSKQATLEYKEYQEIGTPI